In Pseudonocardia sp. C8, one genomic interval encodes:
- a CDS encoding TetR/AcrR family transcriptional regulator, translating to MPSPEARPRRRADAERSITRIVSAARRCLSADPEATIDDIARTAGVGRMTLYGHFPSRAELVEAALVDALRAGERALSAVDLTGDAREAVGRLLESSWSLVAESIALLTAAQNTLSPGRIRELHADPAERFEELLRRGQDEGVFRTDLPLTWLVNAAHHVLHGAAEEVRAGRVTGADAARMVVATVQPMLAAAPVGTRNAPAGAAGAADG from the coding sequence ATGCCCAGCCCGGAGGCGCGTCCGCGCCGGCGCGCAGACGCCGAACGCAGCATCACCCGGATCGTGTCGGCGGCACGGCGCTGCCTCAGTGCCGACCCCGAGGCCACCATCGACGACATCGCCCGGACGGCCGGCGTCGGGCGGATGACCCTCTACGGTCACTTCCCCAGCCGGGCCGAGCTGGTCGAGGCCGCCCTCGTCGACGCGCTCCGGGCCGGCGAACGGGCGCTGTCCGCCGTCGACCTGACCGGTGACGCACGCGAGGCCGTGGGACGGCTCCTCGAGTCCAGCTGGTCGCTGGTCGCCGAGTCCATCGCGCTGCTCACCGCTGCCCAGAACACCCTGTCACCCGGACGGATCCGGGAACTGCACGCCGACCCCGCCGAGCGGTTCGAGGAGCTCCTGCGGCGCGGTCAGGACGAGGGCGTGTTCCGCACGGACCTGCCGCTGACCTGGCTCGTCAACGCCGCGCACCACGTCCTGCACGGTGCCGCCGAGGAAGTCCGCGCGGGCCGGGTGACCGGCGCCGACGCCGCCCGCATGGTCGTCGCCACGGTGCAGCCGATGCTCGCGGCCGCGCCGGTCGGCACCCGCAACGCCCCCGCAGGCGCGGCCGGCGCCGCCGACGGGTGA
- a CDS encoding hemerythrin domain-containing protein, protein MTSHSGTGDLVDVLVGDHRTLLDLLDHAAAADHGPQRSDLALRAVNAVRRHCVTEERLLHPLLRRCLDDGDRCTDADTEEHEQLERLAAELTDVGPGSPAAADLLRELAASARRHVEGVEGRRLPVLRKCLTVTELHDLADTARSELGIGTDDRSGPAPVTG, encoded by the coding sequence GTGACTTCGCACTCCGGAACCGGTGACCTGGTGGACGTCCTGGTCGGCGACCACCGCACCCTGCTCGACCTGCTGGACCACGCCGCCGCGGCCGACCACGGCCCGCAGCGGTCCGACCTGGCGCTGCGTGCGGTCAACGCGGTCCGCCGCCACTGCGTCACCGAGGAACGGCTGCTGCACCCGCTGCTGCGGCGCTGTCTCGACGACGGCGACCGGTGCACCGACGCCGACACCGAGGAGCACGAGCAGCTCGAACGGCTCGCGGCCGAGCTGACCGACGTCGGCCCCGGGTCCCCGGCGGCGGCCGACCTCCTGCGGGAGCTGGCGGCGTCCGCGCGGCGGCACGTCGAGGGCGTCGAGGGCCGGCGGCTCCCGGTGCTGCGCAAGTGCCTCACCGTGACCGAGCTGCACGATCTCGCCGACACGGCGCGCAGCGAGCTCGGCATCGGCACCGACGACCGGTCCGGGCCGGCGCCGGTGACCGGATGA
- the nrfD gene encoding NrfD/PsrC family molybdoenzyme membrane anchor subunit → MTGAERDRADGAAAPATSGARRPGRHRRRGEQELVPDAEFRSYHDRPIIKPPVWKVPDVPAYLYLGGTAGVAASLAALGDLTGRAGLRRSGRMVSAGGAVASVAFLIHDLGRPERFLNMMRVIKPTSPLSVGSWILAPFGTATGAAAASEVTGLLPGTGRAAGLAAGVLGPAMTTYTAVLLADTAVPGWHEAYRELPFVFAGSALAAGGGSALVTGYGDGPPRRVAVAGAALELAATHRLETTIGTSARAYRTGRAGRVLRAARAATVAGAAAALAGPVADRVARRAPRRRRWLDAAAGLLLNAGSAATRWGVFDAGMATAWDPAYTVVPQRERLRRREAAGAPDADPPAGRRDG, encoded by the coding sequence GTGACCGGGGCGGAGCGGGACCGGGCGGACGGCGCGGCGGCCCCGGCGACCAGCGGAGCCCGGCGGCCCGGCCGGCACCGGCGTCGCGGGGAGCAGGAGCTCGTGCCGGACGCCGAGTTCCGCAGCTACCACGACCGCCCGATCATCAAGCCGCCGGTGTGGAAGGTGCCCGACGTCCCCGCCTACCTCTACCTCGGCGGGACGGCCGGGGTGGCGGCGTCGCTGGCGGCGCTGGGCGACCTCACCGGGCGGGCCGGCCTGCGCCGCAGCGGGCGGATGGTGTCGGCCGGTGGGGCGGTCGCGTCGGTGGCGTTCCTCATCCACGACCTGGGCCGGCCGGAACGCTTCCTGAACATGATGCGGGTGATCAAACCGACCTCGCCGCTGTCGGTCGGCTCCTGGATCCTCGCCCCGTTCGGCACGGCCACCGGCGCGGCCGCCGCGTCCGAGGTGACCGGGCTGCTGCCCGGCACCGGGCGGGCCGCGGGGCTCGCCGCCGGCGTCCTCGGCCCCGCGATGACGACCTACACCGCGGTGCTGCTGGCCGACACCGCGGTGCCCGGCTGGCACGAGGCCTACCGGGAGCTGCCGTTCGTGTTCGCCGGGTCGGCGCTCGCAGCCGGCGGCGGGTCGGCGCTGGTCACCGGGTACGGCGACGGCCCGCCCCGCCGGGTCGCCGTCGCCGGGGCGGCACTGGAGCTGGCGGCGACGCACCGCCTGGAGACGACGATCGGGACGAGCGCGCGGGCGTACCGCACCGGGCGGGCGGGCCGGGTGCTGCGCGCCGCGCGGGCCGCGACCGTCGCGGGGGCGGCCGCGGCGCTGGCCGGGCCGGTCGCCGATCGCGTCGCCCGGCGCGCGCCGCGCCGCAGGCGCTGGCTGGACGCGGCCGCCGGGCTGCTGCTCAACGCGGGCTCCGCCGCGACCCGGTGGGGGGTGTTCGACGCCGGGATGGCCACCGCGTGGGACCCCGCGTACACGGTCGTCCCGCAGCGGGAACGGCTGCGCCGCCGCGAGGCCGCCGGCGCGCCGGATGCGGACCCGCCGGCCGGCCGCCGGGACGGGTAG
- a CDS encoding LysR family transcriptional regulator — protein sequence MTTVDELEWFVVLAETEHMTEAAQRLSLAQPTLSRALARLERRVGAPLFDRVHRRLRLNPYGAIMLEHARRGLAELAAAEERISTLRDPDRGTIRLAFLHSIAAGVTPAILRAYRADVPEVRFDLTQAAGHEIVEHLLAGRADLGLTAPRPDGDELAWTGLYREQLCLAVPDGHRLAGRARVALAEAGDDPFVTLREPIGLRRLTDELCARAGLHPRVAFESTEIGTLEGFVAAGLGVAVVPEPRPERAEPGVAYLPLTDDSAHRMIGLARLRDQPLPPVAERFAGFVTAWFGERATGP from the coding sequence ATGACGACGGTGGACGAGCTGGAGTGGTTCGTCGTGCTCGCCGAGACCGAGCACATGACCGAGGCCGCGCAGCGGCTCTCGCTCGCCCAGCCCACGCTGTCCCGCGCGCTGGCCCGGCTCGAACGCCGGGTCGGCGCGCCGCTGTTCGACCGGGTCCACCGCCGGCTCCGGCTCAACCCGTACGGCGCGATCATGCTCGAGCACGCCCGCCGCGGCCTGGCCGAGCTCGCGGCCGCCGAGGAACGCATCAGCACGCTGCGCGACCCCGACCGGGGCACGATCCGGCTGGCGTTCCTGCACTCCATCGCCGCCGGCGTCACCCCGGCGATCCTGCGCGCCTACCGCGCGGACGTCCCCGAGGTCCGGTTCGACCTCACCCAGGCCGCCGGGCACGAGATCGTCGAGCACCTCCTGGCCGGGCGGGCCGACCTCGGGCTCACCGCGCCACGCCCGGACGGCGACGAGCTCGCCTGGACCGGGCTGTACCGCGAGCAGCTCTGCCTGGCCGTCCCGGACGGGCACCGGCTCGCCGGCCGGGCCCGGGTCGCGCTCGCCGAGGCGGGCGACGACCCGTTCGTCACGCTGCGGGAGCCGATCGGGCTACGGCGGCTCACCGACGAGCTGTGCGCGCGGGCCGGCCTGCACCCGCGCGTCGCGTTCGAGAGCACCGAGATCGGCACGCTCGAGGGCTTCGTCGCCGCGGGCCTCGGCGTCGCGGTCGTGCCGGAACCGCGCCCGGAGCGCGCCGAACCCGGGGTCGCCTACCTGCCGCTCACCGACGACTCGGCGCACCGGATGATCGGGCTGGCCCGGCTGCGCGACCAGCCGCTACCGCCGGTGGCCGAGCGGTTCGCCGGGTTCGTCACCGCGTGGTTCGGGGAGCGGGCGACCGGGCCCTAG
- a CDS encoding 4Fe-4S dicluster domain-containing protein produces MGAHSLYGPLADPSADAGYPDDHPSRVGFFTDTSVCIGCKACEVACKEWNALPADGVTDRGAGGDVLGMAGMGYDNTGGLGASTYRHVAFVEQRVPASRAAQTDLGMPSMDLPGADGSGGDATEVRWLMSSDVCKHCTHAACLDVCPTGSLIRTEHGTVLVQEDICNGCGYCIPACPYGVIDQRPGDGRAFKCTMCQDRLGSGLAPACATACPTESIQFGPLDELRERADARVAELQEQGVTEARLYGHDPDDGVGGDGAFFLLLDEPEVYGLPPDPVVTTRDLPSMWRHAAAAALTVAGTVAAAFLGARR; encoded by the coding sequence ATGGGTGCCCATTCCCTGTACGGGCCGCTGGCCGACCCCAGCGCCGACGCCGGCTACCCGGACGACCACCCGTCCCGGGTCGGCTTCTTCACCGACACCAGCGTCTGCATCGGGTGCAAGGCCTGCGAGGTCGCCTGCAAGGAGTGGAACGCGCTCCCGGCCGACGGCGTGACCGACCGGGGCGCCGGCGGCGACGTCCTCGGCATGGCCGGGATGGGGTACGACAACACCGGCGGGCTCGGGGCCTCGACCTACCGGCACGTGGCGTTCGTCGAGCAGCGGGTGCCGGCCTCCCGGGCGGCGCAGACCGACCTCGGGATGCCGTCGATGGACCTGCCGGGTGCGGACGGGTCCGGCGGCGACGCCACCGAGGTCCGGTGGCTGATGTCGTCGGACGTCTGCAAGCACTGCACGCACGCCGCCTGCCTGGACGTCTGCCCGACGGGGTCGCTGATCCGCACCGAGCACGGCACCGTCCTGGTGCAGGAGGACATCTGCAACGGGTGCGGCTACTGCATCCCCGCCTGCCCGTACGGGGTGATCGACCAGCGGCCCGGCGACGGCCGCGCGTTCAAGTGCACGATGTGCCAGGACCGGCTCGGCTCCGGGCTCGCCCCGGCCTGCGCGACGGCCTGCCCGACCGAGTCGATCCAGTTCGGACCGCTCGACGAGCTGCGCGAGCGGGCCGACGCCCGGGTCGCGGAGCTGCAGGAACAGGGCGTGACCGAGGCCAGGCTCTACGGCCACGACCCGGACGACGGCGTCGGCGGTGACGGCGCGTTCTTCCTGCTCCTCGACGAACCGGAGGTCTACGGGCTGCCCCCGGACCCGGTGGTGACCACCCGGGACCTGCCGTCGATGTGGCGGCACGCCGCCGCGGCCGCGCTGACGGTGGCCGGCACGGTCGCTGCCGCCTTCCTGGGAGCCCGCCGGTGA
- a CDS encoding universal stress protein, with the protein MRHGESERGHSDLHPKDHVDQMRPERSPEGGSPPADTGPPVGAGGAPGTAGTGAAAAPRTGTTSIGPGTVVVGIDGSAVSRAALRWALDHAGGPGRQVVAVTAWRSPVQTHPRGARTRTDTEQDSRAQAEAAVRQEAPDVPVIVGRGRPAEVLAEISRGAGLLVVGNDRPARLAAPASTVLDCLRLAEVPVVVVPSEGHA; encoded by the coding sequence ATGCGGCACGGCGAGTCGGAGCGAGGCCATTCGGACCTGCACCCGAAGGACCACGTCGACCAGATGCGCCCGGAGCGGTCACCGGAGGGCGGCTCCCCGCCGGCCGACACCGGCCCGCCCGTCGGGGCCGGGGGTGCCCCGGGCACCGCCGGTACCGGGGCCGCGGCCGCGCCGCGGACCGGCACGACGTCGATCGGGCCCGGCACGGTCGTCGTCGGGATCGACGGTTCGGCGGTGTCCCGGGCGGCCCTGCGCTGGGCGCTGGACCACGCGGGCGGCCCCGGCCGGCAGGTGGTCGCGGTCACGGCGTGGCGCAGCCCGGTCCAGACCCACCCGCGGGGCGCCCGGACCCGGACCGACACCGAGCAGGACTCCCGCGCCCAGGCCGAGGCGGCGGTCCGGCAGGAGGCCCCGGACGTCCCGGTGATCGTCGGGCGCGGCCGCCCCGCCGAGGTGCTCGCCGAGATCTCCCGCGGGGCGGGCCTGCTCGTCGTGGGCAACGACCGTCCCGCCCGGCTCGCCGCGCCCGCCTCCACCGTGCTGGACTGCCTGCGCCTGGCGGAGGTCCCGGTCGTGGTGGTGCCGTCCGAGGGCCACGCGTGA
- a CDS encoding PIG-L family deacetylase has protein sequence MLAPRHAADVWDDATTTLAFRDLDPSTIRRLVVVSTHPDDGPLGAGGLMRAVTAAGGTVELVVAGDGGAAPPGAGRPDRAGTGRTCRAELDEALAELGVPAQVDRLGPALHEDDLAAALGPRLAGADAWVGPWRGDPHPDHAAVGRACVAAATTHGYGFPVRARTRCDPTDPDVPWDRAHRLTLSPADRAAKARAAAAHTSRCRTPPGATRAVLSPAARQHCRGAVEVYFRELPPGRNACPAGAPGNRAADADPYEEER, from the coding sequence GTGCTGGCACCCCGCCACGCCGCCGACGTCTGGGACGACGCCACCACGACGCTCGCGTTCCGGGACCTGGACCCGTCCACGATCCGGCGGCTGGTCGTCGTGTCCACCCACCCCGACGACGGGCCGCTCGGCGCCGGCGGGCTGATGCGCGCGGTCACCGCGGCCGGCGGCACCGTCGAGCTGGTCGTCGCCGGCGACGGCGGGGCCGCGCCGCCCGGGGCCGGCCGGCCGGACCGGGCGGGCACCGGCCGCACCTGCCGGGCCGAGCTGGACGAGGCCCTCGCCGAGCTCGGTGTCCCGGCGCAGGTGGACCGGCTCGGCCCGGCGCTGCACGAGGACGACCTGGCCGCCGCCCTGGGCCCGCGGCTGGCCGGCGCCGACGCCTGGGTGGGCCCGTGGCGCGGCGACCCGCACCCGGACCACGCCGCCGTCGGCCGGGCCTGCGTCGCCGCGGCGACCACGCACGGCTACGGCTTCCCGGTCCGGGCCCGCACCCGGTGCGACCCGACCGACCCCGACGTGCCGTGGGACCGCGCCCACCGCCTCACGCTGTCCCCGGCGGACCGTGCGGCGAAGGCGCGGGCCGCCGCCGCCCACACGTCCCGGTGCCGGACCCCGCCCGGCGCCACCCGGGCGGTGCTCTCCCCGGCCGCGCGGCAGCACTGCCGGGGTGCGGTCGAGGTCTACTTCCGCGAGCTCCCGCCCGGCCGGAACGCATGTCCCGCAGGGGCCCCGGGTAACCGCGCGGCGGACGCGGATCCGTACGAGGAGGAACGGTGA
- a CDS encoding DUF2269 family protein — protein sequence MTRASASHTVPAAARRRLGIRSRRAVLIVHIASSGAWLGVDVAMAVLIVTAATTDDPGTVVFTLQALELVTVWPLLACGLLCLGSGVVLGLGTRWGLVRYWWVAIKLVLNLVLTALVVASLQFEVAEQADRARRSAAGEPVTFDLGNLVFPPTVSPTLLLIALTLSVVKPWGRIRRIRRGPTSG from the coding sequence ATGACCAGAGCCTCGGCGTCGCACACGGTGCCGGCCGCCGCCCGTCGCCGCCTCGGCATCCGCAGCCGCCGTGCCGTGCTGATCGTCCACATCGCCTCCTCCGGGGCGTGGCTGGGCGTCGACGTCGCCATGGCCGTGCTGATCGTCACCGCCGCGACCACGGACGACCCGGGAACGGTGGTGTTCACCCTGCAGGCGCTGGAACTGGTCACGGTGTGGCCGTTGCTGGCGTGCGGGCTGCTGTGCCTGGGCTCCGGGGTGGTGCTGGGTCTGGGCACCAGGTGGGGTCTGGTCCGTTACTGGTGGGTCGCGATCAAGCTGGTGCTCAATCTGGTGCTCACCGCGCTCGTCGTGGCCTCGTTGCAGTTCGAGGTCGCGGAGCAGGCCGATCGGGCCCGCCGGTCGGCCGCGGGGGAACCGGTCACGTTCGATCTGGGCAACCTGGTCTTCCCACCGACCGTGTCACCGACGTTGCTGCTGATCGCGCTCACGCTGTCCGTGGTCAAGCCGTGGGGGCGTATCCGGCGGATCCGCCGCGGACCGACCTCGGGGTGA
- a CDS encoding CoA ester lyase, with protein sequence MNALRGPALLFCPGTRPDRFAKAAAAADTVVIDLEDAVAPDDKDEARALALAELSELDPDAVLVRINAPGTPWHDDDVAALAAYPRVPVMLPMADLAADVEELAPRPVVALCETARGVLAAPAIADAPNCVGLMWGSEDLVADLGGRPGRTPDGGYRPAVEEARTRILYAARAAGVVPIDTVLVDIADLTTLRRDAEAAVAAGFAAKACIHPSQVSVVREAFRPTDREVAEAREMLAAAAEHGGGVFRLDGRMIDAPILAHAREILRQAGDDAADASESVTS encoded by the coding sequence GTGAACGCGCTGCGCGGCCCGGCGCTGCTGTTCTGCCCCGGCACCCGTCCGGACCGGTTCGCCAAGGCCGCGGCCGCGGCGGACACGGTGGTCATCGACCTGGAGGACGCCGTCGCCCCGGACGACAAGGACGAAGCCCGGGCCCTCGCGCTCGCGGAGCTGTCCGAGCTGGATCCGGACGCGGTGCTGGTGCGGATCAATGCCCCCGGCACCCCCTGGCACGACGACGACGTGGCCGCGCTCGCGGCCTACCCCCGGGTCCCGGTGATGCTCCCGATGGCCGACCTGGCCGCCGACGTCGAGGAGCTCGCGCCACGCCCGGTGGTGGCGCTGTGCGAGACCGCCCGCGGCGTGCTGGCCGCCCCCGCGATCGCCGACGCCCCGAACTGCGTCGGCCTGATGTGGGGCAGCGAGGACCTGGTCGCCGACCTCGGTGGGCGGCCCGGCCGCACCCCGGACGGCGGCTACCGGCCTGCGGTCGAGGAGGCCCGCACCCGCATCCTCTACGCGGCCCGCGCGGCCGGGGTGGTCCCGATCGACACGGTGCTGGTCGACATCGCCGACCTCACCACGCTGCGTCGCGATGCCGAGGCCGCCGTCGCCGCCGGGTTCGCCGCGAAGGCGTGCATCCACCCGAGCCAGGTCTCCGTGGTGCGGGAGGCGTTCCGGCCCACCGACCGGGAGGTCGCCGAGGCGCGCGAGATGCTGGCCGCCGCCGCGGAGCACGGCGGCGGCGTGTTCCGCCTGGACGGCCGCATGATCGACGCGCCGATCCTCGCGCACGCCCGCGAGATCCTCCGGCAGGCCGGCGACGATGCGGCCGACGCATCGGAATCGGTGACATCATGA
- a CDS encoding DUF202 domain-containing protein translates to MTGPEERFDPGLQSERTALAWSRTSLALVVGALVGARLLADRFGAVAVLPMLVAALCGTGLMVHAYRRGRRRLPAAPDAARPPHGDGRLVVAASALTVALAGAGLVAVLTW, encoded by the coding sequence GTGACCGGACCGGAGGAGCGGTTCGACCCGGGGCTGCAGTCCGAGCGCACCGCGCTGGCCTGGTCGCGGACGAGCCTGGCGCTGGTCGTCGGTGCCCTGGTCGGTGCCCGCCTCCTCGCCGACCGGTTCGGGGCGGTCGCGGTCCTGCCGATGCTCGTGGCCGCGCTCTGCGGGACCGGCCTGATGGTGCACGCGTACCGGCGGGGCCGCCGCAGGCTCCCGGCCGCGCCGGACGCCGCGCGCCCGCCGCACGGTGACGGCCGGCTGGTCGTCGCGGCGTCCGCGCTCACCGTCGCCCTGGCCGGTGCCGGCCTGGTGGCGGTGCTCACCTGGTGA
- a CDS encoding YidH family protein: MDDRPSPPAERRFPRSVYGHGSEPDPRFSLANERTFLAWIRTSLALVAGGVALEALAAGIHPAFRLAAAVLLVVTGAVVAAVAWFSWSRVERSIRLSRPLPAPSLGLPLALAVLVTAVLVGAGMAVA, from the coding sequence ATGGACGACCGACCGTCACCACCCGCGGAGCGCCGGTTCCCGCGGTCGGTCTACGGCCACGGCAGCGAGCCCGACCCGCGGTTCTCCCTGGCGAACGAGCGCACGTTCCTGGCCTGGATCCGCACGTCGCTCGCGCTGGTCGCCGGCGGGGTCGCCCTGGAGGCGCTGGCCGCGGGGATCCACCCGGCGTTCCGGCTGGCCGCGGCGGTGCTGCTGGTCGTGACGGGTGCGGTCGTCGCGGCCGTCGCCTGGTTCTCCTGGAGCCGGGTCGAGCGGTCGATCCGGCTGTCCCGCCCGCTCCCGGCCCCGTCCCTCGGGCTCCCGCTGGCGCTGGCCGTGCTGGTCACCGCCGTCCTGGTCGGGGCGGGGATGGCGGTGGCGTGA
- a CDS encoding acyl-CoA dehydrogenase family protein — translation MLSTEEQAVVDTVAEFVDREVKPQVNKVEHRDEYPEKWIEQMKRLGIYGLAVPEPWGEAPVSMPCYALVTAELARGWMSLAGAMGGHTVVAKLLVAFGTRAQQDRYLPRMATGELRATMALTEPGGGSDLQNMSTQARRDGDHYVINGSKTWISNARRSGLIALLCKTDPAAEPKHRGISVLLVEHGPGLTVSKDLSKLGYKGVETCELVFDDMRVPADAVLGGVEGRGFAQMMKGLETGRIQVAARALGVADAALADALRYAQERESFGKPIWQHQSVGNHLADMATKITAARQLILHAARRYDAGERCDMEAGMAKLFASEIAMEVALNAVRIHGGYGYSTEFDVERYFRDAPLMIVGEGTNEIQRNVIAAQLVKRGGLERS, via the coding sequence GTGCTGAGCACCGAGGAGCAGGCCGTCGTCGACACCGTCGCCGAGTTCGTCGACCGGGAAGTGAAACCGCAGGTCAACAAGGTCGAGCACCGCGACGAGTACCCCGAGAAGTGGATCGAGCAGATGAAACGGCTCGGGATCTACGGGCTCGCCGTCCCCGAACCCTGGGGTGAGGCGCCGGTCTCGATGCCCTGCTACGCGCTGGTCACCGCCGAGCTCGCCCGCGGCTGGATGAGCCTGGCCGGCGCGATGGGCGGGCACACCGTCGTCGCGAAGCTCCTCGTCGCGTTCGGCACCCGCGCGCAGCAGGACCGCTACCTGCCCCGGATGGCCACCGGCGAGCTGCGCGCCACCATGGCGCTCACCGAGCCCGGCGGCGGGTCGGACCTGCAGAACATGTCCACCCAGGCCCGCCGGGACGGCGACCACTACGTGATCAACGGGTCCAAGACCTGGATCTCCAATGCCCGCCGCTCGGGGTTGATCGCGCTGCTCTGCAAGACCGACCCCGCCGCCGAGCCGAAGCACCGCGGCATCTCGGTGCTGCTCGTCGAGCACGGCCCCGGCCTGACCGTGTCGAAGGACCTGTCCAAGCTCGGCTACAAGGGCGTCGAGACCTGCGAGCTCGTCTTCGACGACATGCGCGTGCCCGCCGATGCCGTCCTCGGCGGGGTCGAGGGCCGCGGTTTCGCCCAGATGATGAAGGGCCTCGAGACCGGCCGGATCCAGGTCGCGGCCCGGGCGCTCGGCGTCGCCGACGCCGCGCTCGCCGACGCGCTGCGCTACGCCCAGGAACGGGAGAGCTTCGGCAAGCCGATCTGGCAGCACCAGTCGGTCGGCAACCACCTCGCCGACATGGCCACCAAGATCACTGCTGCCCGCCAGCTCATCCTGCACGCCGCCCGGCGCTACGACGCCGGCGAGCGTTGTGACATGGAGGCCGGTATGGCGAAGCTGTTCGCCTCCGAGATCGCCATGGAGGTCGCCCTGAACGCGGTCCGCATCCACGGTGGGTACGGCTACTCCACCGAGTTCGACGTCGAACGCTACTTCCGCGACGCCCCGCTGATGATCGTCGGTGAGGGCACCAACGAGATCCAGCGCAACGTCATCGCCGCCCAGCTGGTCAAGCGCGGCGGGCTGGAGCGGTCGTGA